The proteins below come from a single Aegilops tauschii subsp. strangulata cultivar AL8/78 chromosome 6, Aet v6.0, whole genome shotgun sequence genomic window:
- the LOC109777420 gene encoding uncharacterized protein, translating to MLVDCGAGLNLISPQVIKRLQIPKGDLEETGTFQGFNPGRSQPKGKITLPVTFGGEPNYRTEKIIFYVAKIPLPYNGILGRPTLAKFMAASHYAYNTLKMPDPMSIIAVGSDKKDALICAD from the coding sequence ATGCTAGTGGActgtggggccggtctgaacttgatctcgccccaAGTGATTAAGAGGTTGCAAATCCCCAAGGGAGATCTCGAGGAGACAGGCACATTTCAAGGGTTCAATCCGGGGAGAAGCCAGCCCAAGGGTAAGATCACACTACCAGTTACATTTGGTGGTGAGCCAAACTACAGGACAGAGAAGATCATTTTTTATGTAGCCAAGATCCCGTTGCCATATAACGGGATCCTTGGCCGTCCAAcactggccaagtttatggcagcatcacactacgcctacaataCACTGAAGATGCCCGACCCTATGAGCATCATCGCTGTAGGCTCTGACAAGAAAGATGCGCTCATCTGTGCCGACTAG